A genomic stretch from Ureibacillus composti includes:
- a CDS encoding DNA polymerase IV: MTKKARIIFHVDMNSFYASVEQAYNPELKGKAIAIAGNPKERRGIIVTSSYEARAKGIYTTMNVGEARRKCPDLIILPPDFPKYRTSSKAMFAILRSYTELVEPVSIDEGYVDITQLSSERHPVEIAQEIQQRIKNELDLPCSIGIAPNKFLAKTASDMKKPMGITILRKRDIPIKIWPLPVIEMHGVGESTAKKLATLNINLIGDLAKADEHVLRNSLGKNGVRLRARANGDDSREVNPDAIYDTKSVGNSTTLPYDATDLEEIEKTFEKLAFKVAERLEAKKLSGSTISIQIRDADWQNHSRSKTFQNPIYHKEVIYDEALKLFHKSWNSNPIRLLGITVSNVIDRKQTVEQLSIFNFEEHAKQEPIYELIDEIEKKFGKGAIQKGIDLGTKPTYASKTSFSKDFFDDLKE, encoded by the coding sequence GTGACAAAAAAAGCGCGGATTATTTTTCATGTCGATATGAATAGTTTTTACGCATCAGTTGAACAGGCCTATAATCCTGAACTAAAAGGAAAAGCGATTGCTATTGCAGGCAATCCGAAAGAACGCCGTGGAATTATAGTGACAAGTTCATACGAAGCGCGAGCTAAAGGTATTTATACGACGATGAATGTTGGCGAAGCGAGACGAAAATGCCCTGATTTGATTATTTTACCTCCCGATTTTCCAAAGTATCGAACTTCATCTAAAGCGATGTTTGCCATATTGCGTAGTTATACTGAACTTGTAGAACCAGTCTCGATTGATGAAGGATATGTGGATATTACTCAACTGTCAAGTGAACGGCATCCGGTTGAAATTGCACAAGAAATTCAACAACGAATTAAAAATGAACTTGATTTACCTTGTTCAATAGGTATTGCACCGAATAAATTTTTAGCTAAAACAGCTTCTGATATGAAAAAGCCAATGGGGATTACGATTTTGAGAAAGCGTGATATTCCGATCAAAATTTGGCCCCTTCCTGTAATTGAAATGCATGGGGTAGGGGAAAGTACTGCTAAAAAGCTTGCAACACTAAATATTAATTTAATCGGTGATTTAGCAAAAGCTGATGAGCATGTATTACGCAACTCTCTAGGGAAAAATGGTGTTCGTTTGAGAGCTAGAGCGAATGGTGACGACTCAAGAGAAGTAAACCCAGATGCAATTTACGATACAAAAAGTGTTGGAAACTCAACCACATTACCATACGATGCAACGGATCTTGAAGAGATTGAAAAGACATTTGAAAAATTAGCTTTTAAAGTGGCTGAACGACTAGAAGCGAAAAAATTAAGTGGCTCAACTATAAGTATTCAGATTCGAGATGCAGATTGGCAAAATCATAGTCGCAGCAAAACCTTTCAAAATCCGATTTATCATAAAGAGGTGATTTATGATGAAGCACTTAAGTTATTCCATAAATCTTGGAATAGTAATCCGATAAGGCTATTAGGAATTACTGTATCAAATGTGATTGATCGTAAACAAACAGTAGAGCAGCTCTCGATATTTAATTTTGAAGAACATGCGAAACAGGAGCCTATTTATGAATTAATTGATGAAATTGAAAAGAAATTTGGTAAGGGAGCAATTC
- a CDS encoding biotin transporter BioY, whose translation MKSKTYAYVITAFGAAIIAVLAQITIPLPLVPITGQTLAVGLIVTILGTRYGTLAVLLYILLGAIGLPVYSGFSGGLGILVGPTGGYIIGFLVQAYIMGIYMDYFGKTYPQAIVSNLIGMVITLTFGTVWLKFLGDLTWTAAFMGGVAPFIIVGIIKAILAAWLGILVRNRLSNARLLDSLA comes from the coding sequence ATGAAATCAAAAACATACGCTTATGTAATTACTGCATTTGGTGCAGCCATCATTGCTGTACTTGCACAAATTACCATTCCACTACCACTTGTGCCAATTACAGGTCAAACACTGGCAGTTGGGCTAATTGTAACAATCTTAGGAACAAGATATGGAACACTTGCAGTACTATTGTATATTTTGCTTGGGGCAATTGGGCTACCTGTTTATTCAGGATTCTCAGGAGGTCTTGGCATCTTAGTTGGTCCAACTGGTGGTTATATCATTGGATTTTTAGTCCAGGCATACATTATGGGGATTTATATGGATTACTTCGGCAAAACTTATCCTCAAGCAATTGTGTCAAATTTAATCGGGATGGTTATTACCCTTACATTTGGTACCGTTTGGTTAAAATTTTTAGGGGATTTAACTTGGACTGCCGCTTTTATGGGCGGAGTCGCACCATTTATTATTGTAGGAATCATTAAAGCTATTCTAGCAGCTTGGTTAGGTATTCTTGTTCGTAATCGATTATCTAATGCAAGACTACTAGATTCACTGGCTTAA
- a CDS encoding HAD family acid phosphatase — translation MRFGFDIDDTLINLREHAFHLYNRKLNQNVSLDIFRALKTVEIHEAFGLEKEAGGKMWTSLLEEIYFTDCPAFDGAIEFLTKLQREGHEIFYITSRPKEYCLKTLHWVKEKGFPVIHANFYCGMQDHEKMDIIKNLKLDYYFDDKPAVLETLFDVSTKVYVKDQSYNQNVDIPRVNNWNDFIINS, via the coding sequence GTGAGATTTGGTTTTGATATTGATGATACATTAATTAACTTAAGAGAACACGCATTCCATTTATATAATCGAAAGTTAAACCAAAATGTCAGTCTCGATATTTTTCGGGCTTTAAAGACAGTTGAAATTCACGAGGCTTTTGGGTTGGAAAAAGAAGCAGGAGGTAAAATGTGGACTAGCCTATTAGAGGAAATCTACTTTACCGATTGTCCGGCTTTTGATGGAGCTATTGAGTTTTTAACGAAACTTCAAAGAGAAGGACATGAAATTTTCTATATTACATCACGACCTAAAGAATATTGTTTAAAAACACTACACTGGGTAAAAGAAAAAGGATTTCCTGTCATTCATGCAAACTTTTATTGTGGAATGCAAGATCATGAAAAAATGGATATTATCAAAAATTTAAAGCTGGATTATTACTTTGATGATAAGCCGGCGGTTCTAGAAACGTTATTTGATGTTTCAACGAAAGTTTATGTAAAAGATCAATCCTACAATCAAAATGTTGATATACCTCGAGTGAACAATTGGAATGATTTTATAATTAATAGTTGA
- a CDS encoding FAD-dependent monooxygenase, protein MTDKADICVVGAGPGGALLAYLLAKKGLSVILLERHKEIAKEFRGEHLNEEGEEILKKHGLFDDIEKRGLLRMETLEYWEKGRLIKTVQPAPEIGHLGIHVPQAHLLSVILQEAEKYPNFTLMTSTKVTDLIEDENGRFIGVKALKGKEEVEIESNLIIGADGRYSTIRKKVGIEIEKRKHGYDLLWARIPAPKGWNPSIKMALIDGAQLSLFTQAKGFIQIGWNIAEGSFPELRKQPFTPFIENLIEAFPELEESVRENIQSWNDFVLLDVHSNFAETWGRNGVALIGDAVHTMTPTGAFGLNSSLKDADTLAELISKDTITQLDFTNCATQRKKEVEKLQAIQVEKEKTFATQFVIY, encoded by the coding sequence ATGACAGACAAGGCAGATATATGTGTTGTTGGAGCAGGACCAGGTGGCGCCTTACTAGCTTACTTATTAGCTAAAAAAGGTCTATCTGTTATTTTACTTGAACGACATAAAGAGATTGCAAAAGAATTCCGTGGTGAACATTTAAATGAAGAAGGCGAAGAAATATTAAAAAAACACGGATTGTTTGACGATATTGAGAAACGTGGATTACTTCGCATGGAAACACTTGAATATTGGGAAAAGGGTCGGTTGATTAAAACCGTCCAACCAGCACCTGAAATAGGTCATTTAGGAATTCATGTACCACAGGCCCATTTACTATCTGTGATCCTTCAAGAAGCTGAAAAATATCCAAACTTTACGTTAATGACAAGTACAAAGGTTACGGATTTAATTGAAGATGAAAATGGGCGATTTATTGGTGTAAAAGCGTTAAAGGGTAAAGAAGAAGTGGAGATTGAGAGCAACTTAATTATTGGGGCAGATGGAAGATACTCTACCATTCGTAAAAAAGTAGGCATTGAAATAGAAAAACGGAAGCATGGTTATGATTTATTGTGGGCTAGGATTCCAGCGCCAAAAGGATGGAATCCATCAATAAAAATGGCGTTAATTGACGGAGCTCAATTATCTTTATTTACCCAAGCAAAAGGGTTTATTCAAATTGGCTGGAATATTGCAGAAGGTTCATTTCCTGAATTAAGAAAACAACCGTTTACTCCATTCATTGAAAATTTAATTGAGGCATTCCCGGAGTTAGAGGAAAGTGTGCGTGAAAATATCCAATCCTGGAATGACTTCGTTTTATTAGATGTGCATAGTAACTTTGCTGAAACTTGGGGACGTAATGGTGTCGCGTTAATTGGTGATGCTGTACATACAATGACGCCAACAGGGGCGTTTGGCCTAAACAGTTCATTAAAAGATGCTGACACATTAGCTGAACTCATTTCAAAAGATACAATTACACAACTTGACTTCACTAATTGTGCTACACAAAGAAAAAAAGAAGTGGAAAAGTTGCAAGCAATACAAGTTGAAAAAGAAAAAACTTTTGCAACTCAATTTGTGATTTATTGA
- the ribD gene encoding bifunctional diaminohydroxyphosphoribosylaminopyrimidine deaminase/5-amino-6-(5-phosphoribosylamino)uracil reductase RibD: protein MKTDQDYMQLALQLAATAKGNTNPNPVVGAVLVKNGVIVGTGLHRKAGEPHAEVHAFNMAGEHANGATLYVTLEPCSHYGKTPPCAKLVIESKVSRVVVATTDPNPSVAGRGIRMIEDAGIEVEVGILEKEARKLNERFIHNMLTSRPFVISKFAMTADGKIATHTGHSKWITGEEARHQVHELRDEVDAILVGVGTVLADNPSLTTRLPEREGKNPIRIILDSNLRIPLNSTVLQTEEAKTIIVTSLEVDTSKVEAVEEKGATVLAVSKNEHGLNLDEMLSRLYEMGITDVLVEGGGEINASFLRTGLINKFFIYIAPKIIGGKNSKPPFTGVDVDTMDDALELEFDDVEKVGKDLCIVAYPKQGEIK from the coding sequence TTGAAAACAGATCAAGACTATATGCAACTCGCATTACAATTAGCTGCTACTGCAAAAGGTAATACAAATCCTAATCCTGTTGTAGGTGCAGTACTAGTGAAGAATGGTGTTATTGTAGGCACTGGACTACACCGAAAAGCTGGTGAACCTCATGCCGAGGTACATGCATTTAACATGGCAGGTGAACATGCAAATGGCGCCACTTTATATGTCACTTTAGAACCGTGCTCCCATTATGGAAAAACACCACCTTGTGCAAAATTGGTAATAGAATCTAAAGTGAGTCGTGTTGTTGTTGCGACAACTGATCCAAACCCTTCTGTTGCTGGTCGAGGTATTCGAATGATTGAAGACGCAGGGATTGAAGTAGAAGTAGGTATTCTTGAAAAAGAAGCGCGTAAATTGAATGAACGTTTTATTCATAATATGCTAACGAGTCGTCCTTTTGTTATTTCAAAGTTTGCTATGACAGCAGATGGAAAAATAGCTACACATACTGGTCATTCAAAATGGATTACAGGCGAAGAAGCGAGACATCAAGTTCATGAACTTCGTGATGAAGTAGATGCTATATTAGTTGGGGTTGGTACAGTGTTGGCGGACAATCCTTCGCTAACAACACGTTTACCAGAACGTGAAGGGAAAAATCCAATTCGTATCATTCTAGATAGTAACCTTCGTATTCCTTTAAATTCAACTGTTTTACAAACGGAAGAAGCAAAAACAATCATTGTAACGTCTTTGGAAGTGGATACTTCAAAAGTGGAAGCTGTTGAAGAAAAGGGTGCTACAGTTCTTGCTGTATCTAAAAATGAACATGGGTTAAATTTAGATGAAATGCTGAGCAGATTATATGAAATGGGTATTACAGATGTACTTGTTGAAGGTGGGGGAGAAATTAATGCTTCTTTCCTTCGTACAGGATTAATTAATAAATTCTTTATTTATATTGCTCCAAAAATAATTGGTGGGAAAAATTCAAAACCCCCTTTCACTGGAGTAGATGTTGATACTATGGATGATGCACTTGAATTAGAATTTGATGACGTTGAAAAAGTTGGGAAAGATTTATGTATTGTTGCATATCCAAAGCAAGGTGAAATCAAATGA
- a CDS encoding GTP cyclohydrolase II gives MINLTIDKKDVLFEKMQIVNLDKEHNICIVGPVKLPIKQGDFHATFQWYSWLKIDATIKTKDEVLENIVHADLASTQQSSVLVYGDFKQEEDALIRMHSICHTGDIFGSQRCDCGYQLHESMKMVVEHGCGAIFYLANHEGRGIGLFSKSLAYLLQEDGLDTVEANHAIGFEDDTRSYEEAIRVLETLRSKPVTLITNNPKKLEALKQHGLLAHNHIPLWGGLTETNRFYLQTKVEKSGHILEKNPTLLV, from the coding sequence ATGATAAATTTAACTATAGATAAAAAAGATGTCCTATTCGAAAAAATGCAAATTGTTAATTTAGATAAAGAACATAATATATGTATTGTAGGTCCAGTAAAATTACCTATTAAACAAGGCGATTTTCATGCTACATTTCAATGGTATTCTTGGTTAAAAATAGATGCAACTATTAAAACTAAAGATGAAGTACTAGAAAATATTGTACATGCAGATTTAGCTTCAACCCAACAGTCTTCAGTCTTAGTTTATGGTGATTTTAAACAGGAAGAAGATGCTTTAATTCGTATGCATAGTATATGCCATACTGGTGATATATTTGGTAGTCAACGTTGCGATTGTGGATATCAATTGCATGAATCCATGAAAATGGTTGTAGAACATGGCTGTGGCGCGATTTTCTATTTAGCAAATCACGAGGGTCGTGGAATAGGCTTGTTCTCTAAATCATTAGCATATTTATTGCAAGAAGACGGTTTAGATACAGTTGAAGCGAATCATGCAATAGGATTCGAAGATGATACACGATCATATGAAGAAGCAATTCGAGTTTTAGAAACTCTTCGTTCAAAACCTGTTACGTTAATTACAAATAACCCTAAAAAATTAGAAGCATTAAAACAACACGGTTTATTAGCACATAACCATATTCCATTATGGGGAGGGCTAACAGAGACAAACCGTTTTTATTTACAAACCAAGGTAGAAAAATCTGGCCATATTTTGGAGAAAAATCCTACTTTACTTGTTTAA
- a CDS encoding exonuclease domain-containing protein gives MAFEPFLQLLRGIQGKRTHNGLGGIQNSQQIAYLRHLQKEINQEELNVALQNLHVVVFDIETTGFFPEKGDSILSIGATKMRGSEILEGETFYSLVQYGEVIPDEIQQLTGITNEQVKDAPPLAEVMIKFFQYAKDHTFVAHHASHEKSFLQYVSSKQFRTPFKHRIVDTSFLYKIVEPNLNLISLESLCQHNGIPIENRHHALGDAIMTAKLWSIYVEKVQQIGCETLNDVYNRFARL, from the coding sequence GTGGCATTTGAACCATTTTTGCAATTGTTAAGAGGAATTCAAGGGAAACGAACGCATAATGGGCTAGGTGGAATTCAAAATTCGCAACAAATAGCCTATTTAAGACATTTACAGAAAGAAATTAATCAAGAAGAATTGAATGTTGCATTACAAAACTTACATGTCGTTGTATTTGATATTGAAACAACAGGTTTTTTTCCTGAAAAAGGGGATTCAATACTTTCAATTGGTGCGACAAAGATGCGTGGTTCAGAAATATTAGAAGGTGAAACATTTTACTCACTAGTTCAGTATGGTGAAGTAATACCGGATGAAATTCAACAATTAACGGGTATTACAAATGAACAAGTAAAAGATGCTCCTCCACTAGCAGAAGTGATGATTAAGTTTTTCCAATACGCTAAAGATCATACATTCGTCGCTCATCATGCTAGTCATGAAAAAAGTTTTTTGCAGTATGTGAGTTCTAAACAATTCCGCACTCCATTTAAACATCGAATTGTAGATACTTCATTCCTATATAAAATCGTTGAACCTAATTTGAACCTTATTTCGTTAGAAAGTCTGTGCCAGCATAATGGAATTCCTATTGAAAATCGCCATCACGCATTAGGAGATGCAATAATGACTGCAAAGCTTTGGAGTATTTATGTGGAAAAAGTGCAACAGATAGGGTGTGAAACTCTTAATGATGTTTATAATCGTTTTGCTAGATTATAG
- a CDS encoding DUF294 nucleotidyltransferase-like domain-containing protein, whose protein sequence is MKTYESIKIWKDENIPSFLSDSVLINNFHDQVMLKVLEVAQSKMGNIKPPCEFTWFITGSGGRFEQGVISDQDHGIIYEFSNEENDAYFRKLGEEISYGLDWIGYPFCKGNIMSSNPIWCKSLHDWQQQIREWMDKESWEAIRYLQIFYDARTLFGKINYILQLKQLIYQYQLEHPMLLRRFIANIMHLKNGIGPMGKIIVEQYGPYQGCVNLKYSAFLPYVNAIRLLSIKEGIYETSTLERMRRLIHFGYEELLRDCEVNFKLLLQYRLSLLQGEDYMDTHYIKIKKISKEDRKIIKRIIKDGKRLHDEVIQLTLSYTRT, encoded by the coding sequence GTGAAAACATATGAATCTATAAAGATATGGAAAGATGAGAACATTCCAAGCTTCCTGTCTGATTCTGTTTTAATAAATAATTTTCATGATCAAGTAATGCTTAAAGTATTAGAAGTAGCCCAAAGTAAAATGGGAAATATTAAGCCTCCTTGTGAATTTACGTGGTTCATTACAGGAAGTGGAGGACGTTTTGAACAAGGCGTCATTAGCGATCAAGATCACGGTATTATTTATGAATTTTCAAATGAAGAGAATGATGCTTATTTTAGGAAGTTAGGTGAGGAAATTTCTTATGGTCTAGATTGGATAGGTTACCCATTTTGTAAAGGAAATATTATGAGTTCTAATCCGATATGGTGTAAATCCCTACACGATTGGCAACAACAGATTCGGGAATGGATGGATAAAGAGAGTTGGGAAGCAATTCGTTATTTACAAATTTTTTATGATGCTCGAACGTTATTTGGAAAGATAAATTATATACTGCAGTTAAAACAATTAATATATCAATACCAATTAGAACACCCAATGCTATTAAGAAGATTTATAGCAAACATCATGCATTTAAAAAATGGGATTGGTCCGATGGGGAAGATTATTGTTGAACAATATGGCCCATATCAAGGGTGTGTTAACTTGAAATACTCTGCGTTTTTGCCGTATGTAAATGCCATTAGACTGCTTTCGATAAAAGAAGGGATTTACGAAACATCAACACTCGAGAGAATGAGACGACTGATTCATTTTGGCTATGAAGAGTTATTAAGAGATTGTGAAGTTAATTTTAAACTACTATTACAATATCGACTATCACTTTTACAAGGTGAAGATTATATGGATACACATTATATAAAAATAAAAAAAATATCCAAAGAAGATCGGAAAATAATTAAACGCATTATTAAAGATGGAAAAAGATTACATGATGAAGTGATTCAGCTTACTTTGTCTTACACTAGGACATAA
- a CDS encoding ammonium transporter, with protein MEAVVVLMDNLWVAIGAILVFFMIGGFILLEAGSTRMKNAGHIAGKTIFTAGIGTLVFWAVGYGFIYGDGNAFIGLSNFFYGDASPADGGLTPAVDFSFQVMFAIVSLTIAFGGFAERAKLSVYVIFAVLFSAFIYPVVAHWIWGGGWLAEHGKQDFAGSTVVHLTGAMAALAATIILKPRIGKYNKDGSSNNLAGHNQVYTSLGVLILWVGWFGFNGASTFGVADGFLGFVILNTQLAAAAGAIAAMFTAWAVTGKADVPTTLNGALAGLVAITASCGFVAPWAAVVIGLVGGIMVVFSMKLFDKAKLDDPIAALSVHGTVGVWGTLSNGLFALPALSTDIEWGQAGLFYGGGFEQLGVQALGVVASGAYAFVVAFIILKIMDKVMGGLRVTEEEEIMGLDISEHGSYGYPEQMAIEEAKVSMAATTEGKYSTR; from the coding sequence ATGGAAGCTGTTGTTGTGCTGATGGATAACCTGTGGGTAGCGATTGGAGCAATTTTAGTATTCTTTATGATAGGTGGATTTATTTTACTTGAAGCAGGTTCCACAAGAATGAAAAATGCCGGCCATATTGCTGGTAAAACAATTTTTACAGCTGGAATTGGTACATTAGTGTTCTGGGCTGTGGGATATGGTTTTATTTATGGTGATGGGAACGCATTTATTGGTTTATCTAATTTCTTTTATGGAGATGCATCTCCAGCTGATGGAGGGTTAACTCCTGCAGTTGATTTTTCGTTCCAAGTTATGTTTGCAATTGTATCATTAACTATTGCGTTCGGTGGATTCGCTGAACGTGCAAAATTATCAGTTTACGTAATCTTCGCAGTATTATTCTCCGCATTTATTTATCCTGTAGTGGCTCATTGGATTTGGGGTGGTGGCTGGTTAGCAGAACACGGAAAACAAGACTTTGCAGGTTCAACAGTAGTTCACTTAACTGGAGCAATGGCTGCCTTAGCTGCAACAATAATCTTAAAACCTCGTATTGGTAAATATAATAAAGATGGTTCATCAAATAACTTAGCTGGTCATAACCAAGTTTATACTTCATTAGGGGTTCTAATTCTTTGGGTTGGTTGGTTTGGATTCAATGGTGCTAGTACATTCGGAGTTGCTGATGGTTTCTTAGGTTTCGTGATCTTAAATACACAATTAGCAGCAGCGGCTGGTGCAATTGCTGCAATGTTTACAGCTTGGGCTGTAACAGGTAAAGCGGATGTTCCGACAACATTAAATGGTGCACTTGCTGGTCTAGTTGCCATAACAGCATCTTGTGGATTCGTAGCTCCTTGGGCTGCAGTAGTTATCGGTCTTGTTGGTGGTATAATGGTTGTGTTTAGTATGAAATTATTCGATAAAGCGAAACTGGATGATCCAATTGCAGCATTATCAGTTCATGGTACAGTAGGTGTTTGGGGTACACTTTCAAATGGTTTATTTGCTCTACCAGCTCTTTCAACAGATATTGAATGGGGTCAAGCGGGATTATTCTATGGTGGTGGCTTTGAACAATTAGGAGTGCAAGCATTAGGTGTTGTAGCATCAGGAGCTTACGCATTTGTCGTTGCATTCATCATCCTTAAAATTATGGATAAAGTTATGGGTGGTTTACGTGTAACAGAAGAAGAAGAAATCATGGGCTTAGACATAAGTGAACACGGTAGCTATGGTTATCCAGAACAAATGGCTATAGAAGAAGCAAAAGTGTCGATGGCTGCTACAACAGAAGGTAAATATTCTACACGTTAG
- a CDS encoding 3D domain-containing protein, with amino-acid sequence MKIKMIIMILLIAFSMSSVASAMEVGPVATDTGEENQTYFIESVLDELFDDVLSREVVFSNLSTPQTYKVETGDNLYRIALKYNVSLNTLMDWNGLSDYTIRPGEELIVRNGEGVKGETKRNIPEPKAIVASTTPIAPTSSKKVDEGNNQPTVTLSSGDEPDGREIMVTATAYTAYCPGCSGTTAYGIDLRANPNEKVIAVDPNVIPLGTKVWVEGYGEAIAGDTGGAIKGHRIDVFIPSYDQAIQWGRKQVKLKILN; translated from the coding sequence ATGAAAATAAAAATGATAATTATGATTTTGTTAATAGCATTTTCTATGAGCTCAGTTGCAAGTGCCATGGAAGTAGGGCCGGTTGCTACAGATACAGGTGAAGAAAATCAAACATATTTTATTGAAAGTGTGTTAGATGAATTATTTGATGATGTGTTATCTCGTGAGGTGGTATTCTCCAATCTGTCAACTCCACAAACTTATAAAGTAGAAACAGGTGATAATCTTTATCGTATTGCTTTAAAATATAATGTTTCTTTAAATACTCTTATGGATTGGAATGGTTTATCGGATTATACAATTCGACCAGGGGAAGAATTGATTGTTCGTAATGGTGAAGGGGTTAAAGGAGAAACAAAACGTAATATACCAGAACCAAAAGCAATTGTTGCATCGACAACACCTATTGCGCCCACATCTTCTAAAAAAGTTGATGAAGGGAACAATCAACCGACAGTGACTTTAAGTTCTGGTGATGAACCAGATGGTAGAGAAATAATGGTAACTGCTACAGCCTATACAGCCTACTGTCCAGGATGTTCTGGTACTACAGCGTATGGAATTGATTTGCGAGCAAACCCTAATGAAAAGGTAATTGCGGTAGATCCGAATGTTATTCCGTTAGGTACAAAAGTTTGGGTGGAAGGGTATGGTGAAGCCATTGCAGGAGATACTGGTGGGGCAATCAAAGGCCATAGAATCGATGTATTTATTCCTTCTTATGACCAAGCTATTCAATGGGGTAGAAAACAAGTGAAGTTAAAAATACTAAATTAA
- a CDS encoding ABC transporter permease, producing the protein MKRYAKNINLVVGSIIIFGFFLMMIVSFFYTPYDVTAMDIPNKLKAPNTEHIFGTDEFGRDIFSRILVGSQTAFIVGLLTVIIGVVFGVTIGGIAGFIGGWVDELFMRLMDALMAFPGIILALMLVAVFGPGIVNTSIALGIIAIPNIARVARSGFVQHKEAEYVMAARLIGVKPLKIMFKHILPNVSSQIIVAASIAFAIAMLAEAALSYLGLGVQPPDPSWGRMLKDAQAYLIGSPWYTYAPGGAITILVLGLYMLSNAIRDIMDPRSKA; encoded by the coding sequence ATGAAACGATATGCAAAAAATATCAATCTTGTAGTTGGTTCTATCATTATATTTGGATTCTTTCTGATGATGATTGTCAGTTTCTTCTATACGCCATACGACGTAACCGCCATGGATATCCCGAACAAGCTAAAAGCACCGAACACTGAACATATTTTTGGGACAGATGAATTTGGTCGCGATATTTTCAGTAGAATTTTAGTTGGTAGTCAAACGGCCTTTATTGTGGGGCTTCTGACGGTTATTATAGGTGTTGTATTTGGAGTAACTATTGGTGGAATCGCTGGGTTTATAGGTGGTTGGGTTGACGAATTGTTTATGCGTTTAATGGATGCGCTCATGGCATTCCCTGGGATTATTTTAGCATTAATGCTAGTTGCGGTATTTGGTCCTGGAATCGTTAACACGTCAATTGCACTTGGTATTATTGCAATTCCGAATATTGCACGTGTTGCGCGTAGTGGTTTCGTTCAACATAAAGAAGCAGAATATGTGATGGCGGCAAGGCTGATAGGCGTAAAGCCATTAAAAATTATGTTTAAACATATCTTACCGAATGTATCTTCTCAAATTATTGTGGCAGCGTCCATTGCATTTGCAATTGCGATGTTAGCAGAAGCTGCTTTAAGTTATTTAGGATTAGGGGTACAACCACCTGATCCTAGTTGGGGAAGAATGCTAAAAGATGCTCAAGCATATCTAATTGGTTCACCGTGGTACACGTACGCACCAGGTGGAGCAATCACCATCTTGGTACTAGGATTATATATGCTTAGCAATGCGATTCGCGATATTATGGACCCTCGCTCTAAGGCTTAA